The DNA window cgcaatgctatggaataatgggagttgtaattttacaaggtccgTTCCCTTCTCTGCTAAGAAAAGCTGCTGTCCCATCAAACTCAATGCTAtaggacaatgggagttgtagtttgacaaagtcctttcccttctctgccaaggaaagCTGGTGTCCCATCAAACGCAATGTTataggataatgggagttgtaattttacaaggtcttttgccttctctgccaaagaaacgcaatgctatggaataatggcagttgtagttttacaaggtcctttcccttctctgccaaagaaagctAGTGTCCCATCAAACTCAATGCTTTAGGacaatgagagctgtagttttacaaggtccgtTCCCTTCCCTGCTAAGGAAAGCTGGTGTCCCATCAAATGCAATGTTataggataatgggagttgtaattttacaaggtctttttccTTCTCTGCTAAGGAAAGCTGGTGTCCCATCAAACGCAATGCTAtaggacaatgggagttgtagttttacaaggtccgtTCCCTTCTCTGCTAAGGAAAGCTGGTGTCCCATCAAACACAATGCTAtaggacaatgggagttgtagttttacaaggtccgtTCCCTTCTCTGCTAAGGAAAGCTGGTGTCCCATCAAACGCAATGCTAtaggacaatgggagttgtagttttacaaggtccgtTCCCTTCTCTGCTAAGGAAAGCTGGTGTCCCATCAAACGCAATGCTAtaggacaatgggagttgtagtttaacaaggtcatTTCCCTTCTCTGCTAAGGAAAGCTGGTGTCCCATCAAACGCAATGCTAtaggacaatgggagttgtagttttacaaggtccgtTCCCTTCTCTGCTAAGGAAAGCTGGTGTCCCATCAAACGCAATGCTAtaggacaatgggagttgtagttttacaaggtcatttCCCTTCTCTGATAAGGAAAGCTGGTGTCCCATCAAACTCAATGCTTTAGGacaatgagagttgtagttttatgtgtataaatctatttttatttttatttttgatatttaccagtagctgctgcatttcccaccgtcggcttatactcgagtcaataggttttcccagtttttgtggtaaaattatatttgggtcggcttatactcgagtatatacggtagttaaaaTACGTCGTCATCATCAAATACATGCCATAAGAAGCACACATTAAAGCACATttctacatctacactgtggatttaatgcaatttgattccacttgaactgccatgactcaatggtatggaatcctgggagttatagttttagaaggtctttatgAGTGCAAACTAgagctcctaggattccatagcactgagtattAGAaattgaagtggtgccaaacggcattaattctacagtgtagatacaccccatgCTGGCTCTTTTTGCAAACCAAAATGCCTTTTGAAAAGCCTGGAATGGTTGGTAAGAATCCAGAGAAACAATGAAGgcagcttttgttgttgttgttgttgtaagcgTCATGTGGAACATTAGCCTGCATGGTGCTTGAGTAGTACGTGACGAACAGGGATTTGTGTAGGTTTTCTGCCGGATTGGcctgcctctgtttcctgtgTTTCTAAAGGCTCCCAGTCCCTTTGGATGGGGTTAGACCAAGAGAAAATAAGAAACCGTTGCCGCTAAATAAATGTCTCGGAGGGCAAAGCACTGTCACGATGCTCGTGGAGAGAGAGAAATCCAATTTGTgctttggaaaaataaaagatgGATTTGGAGAGGAGGAACAAGGGTAGAGTCTATAAGGGTTTTCAGGGCTCAGGATTCAGCAGAAAGGAAAGCAGaccttttcttccccttcttctttgcCCGGCACATAATTAACCAAAGGAATTTCGCTCTGACAAGATGTGTTGATAGCCTCTGGCAAGGAGGATGGAGCGAGGGAAGTAtatactagagcaggggtccccaaactaaggcccgggggtcggatgcggccctccaaggtcatttacctggcccccgctctcagttttataatgtaatatttttatatcagttttaataatatatattgtatatacatataatattgataataatattatgttgtacaatataatactaataataataccatattaatggtacaatacacatattaattatatgttatatattacatataatattacagtatagtggtatatttcaatatagtaatatataatgctaatattgtgttatgctaataatataatatattgtatgtacatacagctgctctgagtctccttcagggtgagaagggtgggatataaatgtagtaaataaatgcagtaaataaataattaattttagacttaggctcggccaaagtctgaaatgacttgaaggcacacaacaacaacaacaacaacaatcctaattaacttgactatctcattggccagaagcaggcccacactttccactgaaatcctgataggtttatgttggttaaaattgttttcatttttaaatattgtattgttttttcgtcgtcattgttgttgcactacaaataagacatgtgcagtatgcataggaatttgttttgtttttttcaaatgataattcggcccctcaacagtctgaaggattgtggaccggccctctgcttcaaaagtttggggacccctgtactagtgtataagcctagttttttagcccttttttaagactgaaaaagcccccccccggcatatactcgggtgagggtcctggttggcttatatttgggtcagcttatactcgagaatagggagccctggtggcaaagtgtgttaaagctctgagctgctgaacttgcagaccgaaaggtcccaggttcacatcccgggagcggaatgagcacccgctgttgctccagcttttgccaacctagcagttcgaaaacatgccgacaggaaggtaatggcactccatgcagtcatgccagcggccacgtgaccttggaggtgtctacagacaacgccggctcttcagcttagaaatgagcaccaacctcaacctttcaaacttctaggttggcagaagctggagcaacagcgggcgctcacgccgctcccgggatttgaacctgggaccttttcggtctgtaagttcagcagctcagtgatataacacactttgccaccagggctcccactcgagtatatacggtatatattattgtaaattatattgtatatatgtatatatgcatgtgtgtgtgtatgtatatatatgtgtgtgtgtatatatatatacacacacatatatacatttatatataattagcatatatatataggtaaaggtaaaggtttcccctgacgttaagtccagtcgtgtccgattctgggggttggtgctcatctccatttctaagccaaagagccagcgatgtccatagacacctccaaggtcatgtggccattggcatgactgcatgcagcgccgttaccttcccgccagagcggtacctattgatctactcacattggcatgttttcgaactgctaggttggcaggagctggagctaacagcggccgctcatgtcgctcctggggtttgaacctggaacctttcggtctccagctcagtgctttaacgcacttcaccaccggggctcagaatatatatatatacacacatacacactagctgtgcccggccacgcgttgctgtggcgtatgggaattctttgttaggtaggtggaataacagtgaatagctttgtagcctgaaagcctggccattttcttatgtgaatccttttttggtgaggtggaatagaaaggaatagaattgctgcttggaaggttaggtagttgccttttaggggaatgtttttttggggtggtagaattgtaatgaatagcctcggtggttcaaagcctgggtgcttgctacctaggggaaatctttggttggtcagcttcggAGTAGTATCAacgtttcaaagcctggtcaccttttacgaaggttaatcttttgttggtctggttgaattgcactgaatgtccttgcagctgcaatgtctggctgtatttattattttgtattttatatatattacaaaatatagaaagcatggcaattAGAATAAGAATAGAAGTTCCCTCCCATGGTAGCCCCCTCCCGAAGAAAGCCCCTCCTATAATTCCTCATCCTGTTTTTCGTTGTTTCCCAACCTTGTGTTCTATTGTCGGGTCTTTCCTtgcctttgtttatattttgtttggaggggggaagggagtgtgaccccccccttcccttccctcctcccgctCGGGAAGCccattccccttccctcttcctccccttcgtcctccttttcctcttcttccttcgccCCATGGGGCGGCCGAAGGGGGAGCCGTAATTCttccaaaggaagagagagagcaggagaaggaggagacccTTGcttaccttttccttttccttttctggccCTGGAAGGGAATGCCGGAAAGCCCATGGACTTGGGAGTTGGAAAGCTGtggaaggggcggggccaggaggcCCGGTGGTGGAGGGATGATAGGGAGGCCCATGGGTGCAGGAAGGTGTGGGCCCCGAGGTCTCGGAGGAGACCGGGTGCTGCCTGAATGGCCAGAAGGAAGTGGCCGGGGCCTGCCGGGAAAAGGCCAGGAAGCATCTGGTAAGGGTTTGCAGAGAAGGAGGGGGACCTGAGAGAGGGAGCAAGCTGATCCTGGGCAGCCATGCTGtcccgaaaaatactttgagttccaTGCGCATGCGTACATtacctgttgtgggttttggccttttttttggtggtgtgattgtgttttttgtgtgattgtgttgcatcttactggaggcagggatgatggattgtgttgcctattttagagtttggggggtgttggattttgttgttttgtgagtcgctgtgatgctttttatatatagagatatataaatGCTGTGATGGTGTGTTCCTGTCTGGATTGGGTGGctcttggggttggactggatggtccttaggctctctcccaactctagatTCTTTGATTCCTCTGACGCCTTGCTGTTCTCTTTCtcgctctttctttttctttctttctcgcaGGGCCTCCTTCTGACGGCGCCATGGAGCGACTGCTGCTGCTGTGCCTCTTGGTGCTCCTGGGCAGCTTGCTGGGCCGACCCCAGGTGTGCCCCAAGCGCTGCATGTGCCAGAACCTCTCTCCCTCGCTGGCCATCCTTTGCACCAAGACGGGCCTCCTCTTCGTGCCCACCGTCATCGACCGGCGCACGGTGGAGTTGCGCCTGACGGACAACTTCATCACCGTCATCCGCCGCAAGGACTTCTCCAACATGACCAGCTTGGTCCACCTCACTCTGTCCCGCAACACCATCAGCCAGATCCTGCCCTACGCCTTTGCCGACCTGCGGGGCTTGCGGGCCCTCCACCTGGACAACAACCGCCTCCTCCTGATCGGGCCCGACCAGCTCAAAGGCTTGCCCAACCTGCGCCACCTCATCCTCAGCAACAACCAGCTGCAGGACATCTCCCCCGGAGCCTTCGACGACTTTGCGGCCACCTTGGAGGATCTGGACCTTTCGTACAACAACCTGGTGCAGGTGCCTTGGGACACCATCCGCCGCCTCAACAATGTCAACTCACTCAACCTCGACCACAACTTGATCGATTATGTCCCCGAAGGGGTCTTCACCAACCTCCTCAAGCTAGCCCGCTTGGACATGACTTCCAACAAGCTCAAGAAGATCCCGCCGGATCCGCTCTTCCTCCGGATCCCCGTGTACGCCAAGTCGAAAGGTTCCCCGCTCTCCTCCTTGGTGCTCAGTTTCGGGGGGAACCCGTTGCACTGCAATTGCGAGTTGTTGTGGCTGCGGAGGCTCACCCGAGAAGACGACTTGGAGACTTGTGCTTCTCCACCGGACCTTCTCGGGAAATACTTCTGGACCATCCCAGAGGAGGAGTTCATCTGCGAGACTCCCTTCATCACTCGTCACACGGGGCCTTTGGTGGTGACGGAAGGGGAGGGGGCCGTCCTCCGTTGCCGTGGGGTGGGCGACCCAGAGCCTTCCATCCATTGGGTCTCCAGGGAGGGCAAGGTCATCGCCAACACCTCCCGGACCATCTCCTATGACAACGGCACACTGGAGATTCTCATTGCCACCGTCCAGGACAATGGGAACTTCACCTGTATCGCTTCCAACGCCGCCGGAGAAGCCACCACCACCGTTGAGTTGGTGGTCAACCCGTTGCCTCAACTCTCCAACGGCACAGGGTCCAAGCTGCCCGAGGCCGCGGGGCCGTCCGACATCCTCACCTCGGCCAAAGCCGCCCTCCCCATCGGTGCCAATGAAACGGGGACCTCTCCGGACAAAGGCGTGGTGGCTTCCGAAGTCACCTCTTCCTCGGTTCTCATCCGGTGGTATCCTCCGTGGCACGTCCCCGGCATCCGGATGTACCAGATCCAATACAACAGTTCCTCCGATGACATCTTAGTCTATAGGTGAGTTTATTTTGGGATTCAGAATGAAAAGTTGTGGGGTATGTCCAGTGGGTCTTCTAGTCGGATTCTATCGTCAACTTGGTTGGAAGaaatatcaatacagtagagtcttacttatccaagactcacttatccaaggttctggattatccaatgcatttttgtagtcaatgttttcaatataataataataataataataataataataataataataataataataataataatagatgaaaaacaacaggaaaaactcggccgctatcaggacctcaagattgaacttcaaagactctggcagaaaccagtgcaggtggtcccggtggtgatgggcacactgggtgccgtgccaaaagatctcagccggcatttggaaacaatagacattgacaaaattacgatctgccaactgcaaaaggccaccctgctgggatctgcacacatcatccgaaaatacatcacacagtcctagacacttgggaagtgttcgacttgtgattttgtgaaacgaaatccagcatgtctatcttgtttgctgtgtcatacaacgtcattgtgtcaataataatagtttcAGTTAACTGAGAGCctattgtattattgttgtttttgttattaatctggcatTTCCCAATCTCAGTGGGTTCCGGTTCACTGAgtcttttgtattattattattattattattattattattattattattattattattattatggtatttttaaCAATTCCTACGGCCACCAATTCACtgagtctatattattattattattattattattattattattattattattattatactatttatatttaccAATTCCCATTGGCACCGGTTCACTgagtattgtatattattattattattattattattattattattattattattattattattattattattattattatggtactaTTTATATTTACCAATCCCCATTGGCACCAGTTCACtgagtattgtattattattattattattattattattattattattattattatattttattatgacacagcaaacaagatagatatgctggatttcatatcacaaaatcgcaagtcgaacacttcccaagtgtctaggactatgtgatgtattattattattattattattattattattattattatattattattattattatggcatttacCAATCTCAGTGGGTGCTGGTTCACTGAgtgtattgtgttgttgttgttgttgttgttgctaatcTGCCATTTACCAGTACCAATGGGCACCAGTTCACCGATTATTATTTCCCAATGTTTTCTCTTGAGATGCAAAGTGACTCACAACCTTAAAAAAGCAATGCAATTACAAAACCTAcaacatattaataaaaattaGACATACAAATAAGTTAAAATCACTTAAAAACTgggagaaaccatgaaaatccTACCCCTTATGGTCACAAAGATATAGTTGAGCAAGATTTCTGGGAGGTTCAGAACCCAAGGGACACCACGCTTGACGCCTCCTCCTTGCGAAGCGGAATAAAGTATGTGATTACATTAAAATCAAACTTTCTCAAAGGAAGGCTAATTAATGCAAAGCAATGGGAACGGAGCCTGTGATTTGCATGATATGAGGCTGCTTCTTTTTATCCAGCCTCATCTCGTTGCCGAATCTAGGTTACCTTTGTTTCGAAATGCTGAACCAACTGATCCCCTCTGGACCAGCATTAAAACTCTGTGTCTTTCTGAcccaacatttaaaataattgagCTAAAGGGGAACCCAaggggcatctagtctgaccctttTGCCTTGCAAGGAGACACAGCTATGGCAAGTTCGGAAGAAGTCCTTCCAATTATCCAAAATCTTCCATGCATCCATCAAAGAAGTTCTCCCaatagatggaatctcttttttcataacttgaatccattgcttcaactacaactcccctcaTTCCTGGCCAAGCAGAAGACTATGATGTTGGAGAGTTCTGCTCTCAAATACATTTTGCAGCTAACCAAACCCATGTTAAGCTTGGCTTATTTTCATGGCAGTTTGTAtttgatggaaataatatttgaataatGGTTTGGAAATGTGTTTCTTGAATATGGGGAAACCTTCAggaagaataatatatatatacccattaatcttataaaagtattttcccctgaaatattttttaatctctgctacagatatataggtattttcccctgcaagcctttgcaatccctatgtaacctttatatttgtatctatctgtctatatacattaattgtatatataaatttccccctcatatgtttgcaagtctttgcaaatcctatataactatagatagctagagatttccatgtacctgtatatatgtatctatgtgtatacattattttatatatgaatttttgcctcacatgtttgcaagtctttgcaaatcctatacagatataattacagtagagtctcacttatccaagcttctggattatccaagccatttttgtagtcaatgttttcaatatatcatgatattttggtgctaaattcgtaaacacagtaattacaacataacattactgtgtattgaactgctttttttgtcaaatttgttgtaaaacatgatgttttggtgcttaatttgtaaaatcataacctaatttgatgtttccccatatttgatgtttaataggcttttccttaatccctccttattatccaagatattcacttatccaagcttctgctggctcgtttatgttggataagtgagactctactgtacacccattaatcttataaaagcattttcccctgaaatattttttaatctctgctacagatatataggcattttcccctgcaagcctttgcaatccctatgtaacctttatatttgtatctatctatctatataagttaattgtatatatgaatttccccctcatatgtttgcaagtctttgcaaatcctatatacatatagatagctagagatttccatgtacctgtatatatgtatctatgtgtatacattatattatatatgaattttcacctcacttgtttgcaagtctttgcaaatcctatacagatataattatctatatatagagagatgccaatatagatatatatgaaaatattgtaaatattgcaggggaaattcacacacacagagagagatttctagatagatataaacataaatatatagggcttgcaaatattgcaggaggaaaattctTATGTGAAATTAtctatataattatctatatagagagagatgtctagatagagaGATATGAACataaggcttgcaaatattgcagggatttcattgggatctatttttattttgaaatttaccagtagctgctgcattttccaccttcggcttatactcgagtcaatactcgagtccccagttttttgtggtaaaattaggtgcctcggcttatactagggttggcttatactcgagtatatacggtaattaaaacacataaacataaaaattcctcaaatacacatatcaaaatatatttctataaaagatgcaTATTAAAACGtatctctataaaatacatattaaagtacACAGAACAGAGATGAAACACAGGAAACGAGTTTAAAATCCATGCTTAAAACTTTGCAagttcctccagcatgactttgaGGCATTGCCTCCCTTGGAAATAGTTCATTTCCATAGAATTCATGTTTCCTGTGCAAATATGGCTTTTGATTGTAGTGCACCGCGATGGGAATCTTTGCATTACAAGATACGTCCTGTATAAAATTTGCACTTCTTTTGGTGCATAAAACAAGAATTTCTGCAAAGgaagcaggattttctgcatggAAGGCAATACTCCGCCGTGTCTTCCAGGAATAGAGTTCAAAaccactgcattttatgaataaacatgttttaaaaagagagtaATCACTGCCCCTACAACCGAAACCAATTCATGCAAATGAAGGCAGCGCAGGAAAACATATTTAGAAAAACGAGACAGGAGCCATAATTACTATTGATAATAGCGctgctcttttttttaaaaaaaaaatgcacacacatTTGTAATTGAAATAGGATTTTTGTTTATTTCCGTTCTCTATAAGGGAAGGTTATGTTAGTTTGGGGAATAAGGACATGCCTatttgcattttattcagcttttgTCACATTCAGTTTGTTCAAAGGGTTGGAACTCGGCTTCGTTGAATTCTTCCTGCAATTTGCAGGGATTCTCAaagatatatattgttttgttatcttccattcaaataataataataataataataataataataataataataataataacaacaacaataataataacaactgcaaaagaccaccctactgggatctgcgcgcatcatccgaaaatacatcacacagtcctagacacttgggaagtgttcgacttgtgattttgtgacacgaaatccagtatatctatcttgtttgctgtgtcataatataataataataataataataataataataataataataataataataataattattattattattattattgggcttcGTTGAGTTCTTCCTGCAATTTGCAGGGATTCTCAAAGATATGTATTTTTCTATGTTATCTTACATTCAAAGCTCCAGGACTCACCCTCCACTCTACCCTATATCTGGCTATGAACTAATAACCAAGgtaacattttctccctctaagtAAGTGAGAAGGATTAATACCTtttttaaggaattattattattattattgttattattgggcTTCGTTGAGTTCTTCCTG is part of the Anolis carolinensis isolate JA03-04 unplaced genomic scaffold, rAnoCar3.1.pri scaffold_10, whole genome shotgun sequence genome and encodes:
- the LOC100559490 gene encoding leucine-rich repeat and fibronectin type III domain-containing protein 1-like protein — encoded protein: MERLLLLCLLVLLGSLLGRPQVCPKRCMCQNLSPSLAILCTKTGLLFVPTVIDRRTVELRLTDNFITVIRRKDFSNMTSLVHLTLSRNTISQILPYAFADLRGLRALHLDNNRLLLIGPDQLKGLPNLRHLILSNNQLQDISPGAFDDFAATLEDLDLSYNNLVQVPWDTIRRLNNVNSLNLDHNLIDYVPEGVFTNLLKLARLDMTSNKLKKIPPDPLFLRIPVYAKSKGSPLSSLVLSFGGNPLHCNCELLWLRRLTREDDLETCASPPDLLGKYFWTIPEEEFICETPFITRHTGPLVVTEGEGAVLRCRGVGDPEPSIHWVSREGKVIANTSRTISYDNGTLEILIATVQDNGNFTCIASNAAGEATTTVELVVNPLPQLSNGTGSKLPEAAGPSDILTSAKAALPIGANETGTSPDKGVVASEVTSSSVLIRWYPPWHVPGIRMYQIQYNSSSDDILVYRMIPPSSKAFLLKDLASGRDYNLCVLSVYDDGVTALTATRSLGCAQFSTPQDGLQCHSLQTQFLGGTMIIIIGGIIVASVLVFIIILMIRYKVYSGQDEHKKAKVSNVYSQTNGNQPPSSASAVPCSVSKPEGWTGDGAAAVRIRRDCSVVALSSKDCEKGPWAPGPEVGPEEAPSPRRRRRWSRTNVDLHSSCPGSGPETSRAEEQDPPPMPPAGERKNGSEWTDVKI